From the genome of Candidatus Methylarchaceae archaeon HK02M2, one region includes:
- a CDS encoding Lrp/AsnC ligand binding domain-containing protein, whose amino-acid sequence MSVESGSDRAIMKKLKDMVVEEAYEIYGAYDIIAKIKAESVDRLKEIVMKIRKIKDVRTTLTLLVV is encoded by the coding sequence ATGAGTGTAGAGTCGGGCTCTGATAGGGCCATCATGAAGAAGCTAAAAGATATGGTGGTTGAAGAAGCCTACGAAATTTATGGCGCCTATGACATCATAGCCAAAATCAAAGCGGAGAGCGTAGATAGGTTAAAGGAGATAGTCATGAAGATAAGAAAGATAAAAGATGTACGTACCACACTTACTC